One stretch of Paenibacillus sp. FSL R5-0341 DNA includes these proteins:
- a CDS encoding phage tail tube protein encodes MLDASRVILGTHGQLHIDGVWQTNINKLEASVEIEKRELNLVGNDWKVHKNGAKKGTGTMTGYKVTSDMIQRGFTKFEIISKLNDPESYGHESVLLRGCMVDKIQLANWTAGEEVPEETGFTFEGFELLNPIVAN; translated from the coding sequence ATGTTGGATGCATCAAGAGTAATTCTCGGTACCCATGGTCAGTTGCATATCGATGGTGTGTGGCAGACAAACATTAACAAGTTGGAAGCGAGTGTGGAGATTGAAAAGCGTGAGTTGAATCTGGTCGGTAACGACTGGAAGGTACACAAGAATGGTGCGAAAAAAGGAACAGGCACGATGACCGGCTACAAAGTCACTTCGGACATGATTCAGCGCGGCTTCACCAAATTCGAGATTATTTCCAAGCTAAACGACCCTGAATCGTATGGACATGAGAGTGTATTGTTGAGAGGCTGCATGGTGGACAAAATTCAGCTTGCCAACTGGACAGCGGGTGAGGAAGTACCAGAGGAAACAGGTTTTACGTTTGAAGGATTTGAATTGCTGAATCCGATTGTGGCGAACTAA
- a CDS encoding LysM peptidoglycan-binding domain-containing protein, translating to MSFTLKDGNTPFQFPVNPEEVNISRSKGYETVNMLEHGEFDFAQGEKMKEITFSSFFPKRFDPSYCMNEKSFLDPRVAMNLLNTFLISKKPLRFIISETGVNVPVFIVSLNSSFRGGETGDIYFDLTLRTWRDSKVEKVGSAASGSKSGSRTDLKKTSKTYTVKSGDSLSKIAKLELGSSSKWNEIYKLNAKIIGSDPNRIKPGQKLVMP from the coding sequence ATGTCATTTACGTTGAAGGACGGCAACACTCCATTTCAATTCCCAGTGAACCCTGAAGAAGTTAATATTTCCAGGTCTAAGGGATATGAAACGGTCAATATGTTGGAGCATGGCGAGTTTGATTTTGCACAAGGGGAGAAGATGAAGGAGATCACCTTCTCTTCTTTTTTTCCCAAAAGATTTGATCCGTCCTATTGCATGAATGAAAAATCTTTTCTAGATCCACGTGTGGCGATGAATTTGCTGAACACCTTTCTGATCTCCAAAAAGCCGCTGCGTTTCATCATTTCAGAGACGGGCGTGAACGTGCCTGTTTTTATTGTTTCGCTTAATTCGAGCTTTCGTGGAGGGGAGACAGGGGATATTTATTTCGACCTGACCCTGCGCACATGGCGGGATTCCAAGGTGGAGAAGGTGGGCTCTGCGGCATCCGGGAGCAAGTCAGGTTCGCGTACCGATTTGAAAAAAACCAGCAAGACCTACACTGTCAAATCTGGTGACTCCCTGTCCAAAATTGCAAAGCTGGAGCTGGGTAGCAGTTCCAAATGGAACGAGATCTACAAGCTCAACGCAAAGATCATCGGGAGTGATCCGAACCGGATCAAGCCCGGGCAAAAGCTGGTGATGCCATGA
- a CDS encoding phage portal protein — MTYKVIVDDKYDITKLVETITLKDSLDQIAYQANIRLAVSASSGLPSISPGMAVRISGVPFGEKSMVHLLHPAVIWEVESSNSGTKRLSLTVYDRMIYLEKSEDEFLLPKDQTATQRLKTYAKEWKIPYATLPETKTKLGKAVYRSQTIFSMMFADLKETAKSGGEMYHPRMTPGGLQLFQVGSNAKVYELDRLIDLTQMRTLEGAVTKVKVMAASESTSGKEVPSKVLAIEQDGVEELGTLQKLIEDDQVKSTTAAKKLAKSHLTGIQETFTISAPDVNTIRAGDAVLLKGLKLIVMSVSRDLSAGPGTMTLELGTAELVKRRYYLE; from the coding sequence ATGACCTACAAGGTCATTGTCGACGACAAATATGACATCACCAAGCTGGTGGAGACGATTACGCTGAAGGACTCGCTGGACCAGATTGCGTATCAGGCCAACATCCGGCTGGCGGTGTCTGCGTCTTCTGGTCTGCCTTCGATCTCACCGGGTATGGCGGTGAGGATTAGCGGGGTTCCTTTTGGCGAAAAATCCATGGTTCACTTGTTGCATCCTGCGGTCATCTGGGAGGTGGAAAGCTCGAACAGCGGCACCAAGCGGCTGTCTCTCACGGTGTACGACCGGATGATTTATCTGGAAAAATCGGAGGATGAGTTCCTGTTGCCGAAGGATCAGACTGCTACGCAGCGACTCAAAACCTACGCCAAAGAGTGGAAGATTCCATACGCTACATTGCCGGAAACCAAGACAAAGCTGGGAAAAGCCGTGTATCGGTCACAGACGATCTTCTCGATGATGTTTGCCGATCTGAAGGAAACGGCGAAGTCCGGCGGGGAGATGTATCATCCACGGATGACACCCGGCGGGTTACAGCTCTTTCAGGTCGGAAGTAATGCAAAGGTGTATGAGCTTGATCGACTAATTGATCTGACCCAGATGCGTACGCTCGAAGGGGCGGTTACCAAAGTCAAAGTGATGGCAGCGTCGGAGTCTACCAGTGGTAAAGAAGTTCCTTCCAAAGTGCTCGCAATTGAGCAGGATGGTGTGGAAGAACTGGGCACATTGCAAAAGCTGATTGAAGACGATCAGGTGAAATCGACAACTGCGGCGAAAAAACTGGCGAAAAGTCATCTGACGGGTATTCAGGAGACCTTTACGATATCCGCACCGGATGTGAATACGATCCGCGCCGGGGACGCGGTGTTGTTAAAAGGGCTGAAGCTAATCGTCATGTCGGTCAGCCGTGATCTGTCAGCCGGACCTGGAACGATGACGTTGGAGCTTGGGACTGCTGAGCTGGTGAAAAGGAGGTATTACCTTGAATAA
- a CDS encoding DUF2634 domain-containing protein, with the protein MPSLFPETGVVWGDEEDLSGADSEEARFGRSWRFDYDAGDFVLTPSGKVAAAGGHEAWVQWCIKAVKTPRYRHVIYSRNYGSELEDLVGQGDSRGVMESEITRMVTETLLADPRTDSVDQFTFDWNREQCMFSCRVASVQEEMFILESEVI; encoded by the coding sequence ATGCCTAGTTTGTTCCCGGAAACGGGTGTGGTCTGGGGAGATGAGGAGGATCTGTCGGGGGCGGATTCGGAAGAGGCACGCTTTGGACGGAGCTGGCGATTTGATTACGATGCAGGGGATTTTGTATTGACCCCAAGTGGTAAAGTCGCTGCGGCTGGTGGGCATGAAGCCTGGGTGCAATGGTGCATCAAGGCAGTGAAAACGCCACGGTACAGACATGTGATTTACTCCCGGAACTATGGTTCGGAGCTGGAGGATCTGGTAGGGCAGGGTGATAGCCGGGGTGTGATGGAAAGTGAGATTACCCGGATGGTGACGGAGACGTTGCTGGCTGATCCACGGACGGATTCGGTAGACCAGTTCACGTTTGATTGGAATCGGGAGCAGTGTATGTTCTCGTGCCGGGTGGCGAGTGTGCAGGAAGAGATGTTTATTCTGGAAAGTGAGGTGATCTGA
- a CDS encoding baseplate J/gp47 family protein produces the protein MAEIPRYLEDQTEEQIMQRMLDRLPADLDKSEGSFLWDAEAPVAFMLSEAALWAQELLRRGFASTATSSDPNFRSEELDLRAGEHGITRRAAVAAQGAVRFMGTPGKVVPAGTVVATLADEVSAEASLEYETVGRLELDAEGSGMVGVRALVAGKESNVPAGTVTVLSTPVSGVTSVTNVDVIKGGADIEADTALLERFYAKVRNQGTSGNKSQYVQWASEVPGVGATRVIPLWQGPGTVGLYLLDTDKRAAGIDLVAAVQKYVDPTQDGQGEGVAPAGPVVSVMPAVEVSMNIQVKLTLASDATLADVRALIERGVTAYLKQLAFADPLVRYTRIAAILLDIPPIIDYSELTVNGVSDQNIEMTANQVAVLGTVDVHE, from the coding sequence ATGGCTGAGATTCCGCGTTATTTGGAGGACCAGACGGAGGAACAGATTATGCAGCGCATGCTGGATCGTCTGCCCGCGGATCTGGATAAGTCGGAGGGTTCGTTCTTGTGGGATGCGGAGGCTCCGGTTGCGTTTATGCTGTCTGAAGCGGCTTTATGGGCGCAAGAATTATTGCGGCGGGGGTTTGCAAGTACGGCTACGAGCAGTGATCCAAATTTTCGTTCGGAAGAGCTGGATCTACGGGCAGGAGAGCACGGCATCACACGGCGAGCTGCGGTGGCAGCACAAGGTGCAGTGAGGTTCATGGGTACGCCGGGGAAAGTGGTGCCTGCGGGAACGGTCGTAGCTACGCTCGCGGATGAAGTGTCTGCTGAAGCTTCGCTCGAATATGAGACAGTGGGACGATTGGAACTGGATGCTGAGGGCTCCGGGATGGTAGGTGTGCGAGCGCTTGTTGCCGGAAAAGAAAGCAATGTGCCTGCTGGCACGGTAACTGTGCTGTCTACACCTGTAAGTGGCGTGACCTCTGTCACGAACGTTGATGTGATCAAAGGCGGTGCAGATATTGAGGCAGACACGGCGTTGTTGGAACGTTTTTATGCCAAAGTCCGCAATCAAGGAACGAGCGGCAACAAATCGCAATATGTGCAATGGGCCAGTGAAGTACCAGGTGTTGGTGCAACGCGTGTCATTCCGTTATGGCAGGGTCCGGGCACGGTGGGATTGTATCTGCTGGACACGGACAAACGCGCTGCGGGCATCGATCTGGTGGCGGCGGTACAGAAGTACGTTGACCCCACGCAGGATGGACAGGGTGAAGGCGTTGCACCGGCGGGGCCAGTGGTGTCCGTGATGCCAGCCGTGGAAGTGTCGATGAATATTCAGGTGAAGCTGACTCTTGCTAGTGATGCGACATTGGCCGATGTACGGGCATTAATCGAACGCGGGGTGACCGCGTATCTGAAACAGTTGGCTTTTGCCGATCCACTCGTTCGTTACACCCGCATTGCCGCGATTCTGCTGGATATTCCGCCGATTATCGATTATTCGGAGCTTACCGTGAATGGTGTAAGCGACCAGAATATTGAGATGACCGCGAACCAGGTGGCCGTGTTGGGGACGGTGGATGTTCATGAGTAA
- a CDS encoding YmfQ family protein, translated as MSAPSIVDVGLTSEKGRELFSYLPRYYETSRVMQADMQAKGSEMDLLYKALDETLEQFFVRTATWGLDFWEQELGIETDRLKPVEQRRAVVESKLRGAGKFSGRQVVNVAEAYAGGKVDVTFQPELWSFTVSFVDTMGTPPNIDDLKRAIEELKPAHMAVEYEYRYLIWDDLDKKQKTWDELDSASLTWNELEVWA; from the coding sequence ATGAGTGCTCCTTCTATTGTAGATGTTGGACTGACGAGTGAGAAAGGGCGGGAGCTGTTCTCGTATTTGCCAAGGTATTATGAGACTTCACGAGTGATGCAGGCCGATATGCAGGCCAAAGGCAGTGAAATGGATCTGCTGTACAAGGCACTGGATGAGACGCTGGAGCAGTTTTTTGTCCGCACGGCGACGTGGGGGTTGGATTTCTGGGAGCAGGAGCTTGGCATTGAGACCGATCGTCTCAAACCTGTGGAACAAAGGCGTGCCGTGGTGGAGTCGAAGCTGCGTGGTGCCGGAAAGTTTTCGGGGAGACAAGTTGTGAATGTGGCTGAGGCATATGCCGGGGGAAAAGTGGATGTAACGTTTCAGCCGGAATTGTGGAGTTTTACGGTGAGCTTTGTGGATACGATGGGCACCCCGCCTAATATCGACGATCTTAAACGTGCGATTGAAGAGTTGAAGCCGGCCCATATGGCCGTGGAATATGAGTATCGCTATCTGATCTGGGACGACCTGGACAAGAAGCAGAAAACTTGGGATGAACTGGATTCCGCGTCACTGACGTGGAATGAATTGGAGGTGTGGGCGTAA
- a CDS encoding pyocin knob domain-containing protein, with protein sequence MPQETDRLKLPLPLGNERVTRDSINMIFEKIDAGVATQADLDAKPWQKYALTQDTGLSKRLSIGINLDELIDPGQYTCDSSINGPIGLSAGYIEVIGNAFSSDFMMQRVTDVLTGSVYVRVMRLMIWESWVLQTPEENLWGAL encoded by the coding sequence ATGCCACAGGAAACAGATCGACTGAAATTACCTCTTCCCTTGGGGAACGAAAGAGTGACCCGGGATAGTATTAATATGATTTTCGAAAAGATTGATGCTGGTGTTGCAACGCAAGCGGATTTGGATGCTAAACCGTGGCAAAAATATGCACTTACTCAAGATACAGGGTTATCTAAAAGGCTCAGTATTGGTATAAACTTGGATGAATTAATCGATCCTGGTCAATACACCTGCGACTCATCAATAAATGGACCTATTGGTCTAAGTGCAGGTTACATCGAGGTTATAGGCAATGCATTTAGCAGCGATTTTATGATGCAAAGAGTAACTGATGTATTGACAGGATCAGTATATGTCAGAGTTATGCGATTGATGATTTGGGAATCTTGGGTATTACAAACACCAGAAGAAAACCTATGGGGGGCGTTATAG
- a CDS encoding phage holin family protein, translating into MERWDTLWKWGIALMSSSVTYFFGGWSGVLGVLLVFVILDYLTGIAAAGMSGKLESNVGMFGIARKVFIFAMVSVAHLVDGVLGDGHLFRDAVAFFYIANELLSIIENGGKLGAPIPPVIRQAIEVLKGKGGTGELPGNFSPSAKDSFSQADPDDKDSQTENSKK; encoded by the coding sequence ATGGAAAGATGGGACACCCTATGGAAATGGGGAATTGCGCTCATGAGCAGCTCAGTAACCTACTTCTTCGGTGGATGGTCAGGCGTGCTCGGCGTACTACTCGTGTTCGTCATCCTCGACTACCTAACTGGTATCGCGGCGGCGGGCATGAGTGGCAAGCTAGAAAGTAATGTCGGCATGTTCGGCATTGCACGAAAGGTATTTATATTTGCAATGGTATCGGTGGCTCATCTGGTGGACGGTGTTCTGGGAGACGGACATTTGTTCAGGGATGCGGTCGCCTTTTTTTATATCGCAAATGAGTTGTTGTCCATCATTGAAAATGGGGGCAAGTTGGGCGCTCCAATCCCGCCAGTGATTCGGCAAGCCATTGAAGTGCTCAAGGGCAAAGGGGGAACCGGGGAACTTCCCGGGAACTTCTCCCCGAGTGCCAAAGACTCTTTTTCACAGGCAGATCCGGATGACAAAGATTCACAGACTGAAAATAGTAAGAAGTAA
- a CDS encoding glycoside hydrolase family 25 protein, translating to MQTRSSGNTQGIDVSRYQGNIDWAKVKASGMTFVFIKATEGQTYTDPNYQKNVTGALAAGMLVGTYHFFRATSTDGAKAEAVHYANTLNKVGGAKALQLPPVMDYENNPGNLSKAQMNTVAKAFLTELQRLTGVKPIIYTGNSFAGNFDTSLSSYDLWIARYSNTRVPDDQPAWKHWTFWQYTDSGKVNGISGNVDMNEFEGTAAQLRARYAAATPKPPEPSNPTNPSNPNPPTVPPKGGEPMTAEEKAAFDALKSQVDKLQARQQMEVPVWAKAAVDAALAYDTKNPLFSIDNGASYDFYRFITVMHRRGLFKK from the coding sequence ATGCAAACGAGAAGTTCAGGCAACACACAGGGCATTGACGTCTCCCGATACCAGGGCAATATTGACTGGGCGAAGGTGAAGGCAAGTGGCATGACATTTGTATTCATCAAGGCAACTGAGGGACAGACATATACCGATCCGAATTATCAGAAAAATGTAACAGGCGCACTGGCGGCAGGCATGCTGGTGGGTACGTACCACTTCTTCCGGGCGACATCGACCGATGGTGCCAAGGCAGAAGCGGTACATTATGCCAATACACTTAACAAAGTGGGAGGCGCCAAAGCGCTACAACTGCCACCCGTGATGGACTACGAGAACAACCCTGGCAACCTGAGCAAAGCGCAGATGAATACAGTTGCCAAAGCTTTTTTAACCGAATTACAACGTCTGACAGGTGTAAAACCGATCATATACACGGGCAATTCATTTGCCGGGAATTTTGACACATCACTCAGCTCATATGATCTGTGGATCGCGCGTTACAGCAACACCCGTGTACCGGATGACCAGCCGGCATGGAAGCATTGGACGTTCTGGCAGTATACGGATTCAGGCAAGGTGAATGGCATTAGCGGCAACGTGGATATGAATGAATTCGAGGGAACAGCGGCACAGCTCAGAGCAAGATACGCAGCAGCCACTCCGAAACCACCGGAGCCATCCAATCCGACGAATCCAAGTAATCCGAATCCACCAACCGTACCACCGAAAGGGGGCGAACCGATGACAGCCGAAGAGAAAGCAGCGTTTGATGCGCTCAAATCCCAGGTCGACAAACTGCAGGCGCGTCAGCAAATGGAAGTTCCAGTATGGGCAAAAGCAGCTGTGGATGCAGCACTGGCATATGACACCAAAAATCCATTGTTCAGCATCGATAATGGGGCGAGTTATGATTTTTACCGTTTTATTACCGTGATGCATCGCAGAGGTTTGTTTAAAAAGTGA
- a CDS encoding ABC transporter substrate-binding protein: protein MRKKWMSGVLTMALSTVLVLSGCSSNESGEATPAPAEGTDPPTETVAQDTMIMGRGGDSVALDPAIVTDGESLKIGHQVFDSLLDYKEGGTEVVPGLAESWEISADGLKYVFKLKSGVKFHDGTDFNAEAVVFNFNRWGDPASEYKFEGDSFDYYDSMFGPEDGRVIKEVKATDKTTVEFTLNQPQAPFLQNIAMTPFGIASPTAIQEKKENFKSEPVGTGPFVFKEWKRNDSITLEKNVDYWKEGLPKLNKVIVRSIPDNTARFNALQNGEIDVMEDLNPDDLSILEGNSELQKIERPPFNVAYIGFNFKKKPFDNVKVRQALNHAVNKQALIDAFFAGQAEPAVNPMPPTLWGYNDTIEDYPYDLEKAKALLAEAGFPDGLPEPVTFYAMPVSRPYMPDGKKVAEAIQADFEKIGVTTNIESPEWATYLDDAKAGEKDDIYMLGWTGDNGDPDNFLYTLLDKDAIPGNNRSFYVNEELHVLLTDAQKETDQEKRAELYKQAQVIIKEDAPWIPLVHTTPILAGKSNLKGFVPSPLGSESYAGAYFE, encoded by the coding sequence ATGAGAAAAAAATGGATGTCCGGTGTTCTGACGATGGCCTTGAGTACCGTATTGGTGTTGTCCGGTTGCTCCAGTAACGAGAGTGGAGAGGCTACGCCTGCTCCGGCGGAAGGAACCGACCCTCCAACCGAAACGGTAGCACAGGATACGATGATTATGGGGCGTGGTGGGGATTCCGTAGCACTCGACCCGGCAATTGTAACCGATGGGGAGTCGCTGAAGATTGGACATCAGGTGTTTGATTCGTTGCTGGACTACAAGGAAGGTGGAACAGAGGTCGTTCCTGGACTAGCTGAGAGCTGGGAAATTTCGGCGGATGGGCTCAAGTATGTGTTTAAGCTGAAGTCCGGTGTGAAATTCCATGATGGAACTGACTTCAACGCGGAGGCTGTTGTGTTCAACTTCAACCGCTGGGGCGATCCGGCGAGTGAATATAAATTTGAAGGAGATTCCTTCGACTATTACGATTCCATGTTTGGTCCAGAGGACGGACGTGTGATCAAGGAAGTGAAGGCGACGGACAAGACTACGGTGGAGTTCACATTGAACCAGCCACAAGCGCCTTTCCTGCAAAATATTGCGATGACGCCATTCGGCATTGCCAGCCCAACCGCGATTCAGGAGAAAAAAGAAAACTTCAAGAGCGAGCCTGTGGGCACCGGCCCATTTGTATTCAAAGAGTGGAAGCGTAACGACTCCATCACCCTGGAGAAAAACGTGGATTACTGGAAAGAAGGACTGCCGAAGCTGAACAAAGTGATCGTGCGTTCGATTCCGGATAACACCGCTCGCTTCAATGCCCTGCAAAACGGCGAGATTGATGTTATGGAAGACCTGAACCCGGACGATCTGTCCATCCTTGAAGGCAACAGCGAGTTGCAGAAGATCGAGCGTCCACCGTTCAACGTGGCGTATATCGGCTTTAACTTTAAGAAGAAACCCTTTGATAATGTCAAAGTCAGACAAGCCCTCAATCATGCGGTGAACAAGCAGGCCCTTATTGATGCGTTCTTTGCGGGACAAGCTGAGCCTGCTGTTAACCCGATGCCGCCAACGCTGTGGGGGTACAACGATACTATTGAGGATTACCCATATGATCTGGAAAAAGCAAAAGCTTTACTAGCCGAGGCTGGCTTCCCTGACGGATTGCCTGAACCGGTAACTTTCTATGCGATGCCGGTATCCCGTCCGTACATGCCTGATGGCAAGAAGGTGGCGGAAGCAATCCAGGCTGATTTTGAGAAAATTGGTGTGACCACGAACATTGAATCCCCAGAATGGGCGACGTATCTGGATGATGCCAAAGCCGGGGAAAAAGACGATATCTACATGCTCGGCTGGACGGGTGATAACGGTGACCCGGATAACTTCCTCTACACGTTGCTGGACAAAGACGCCATTCCGGGCAACAACCGCAGCTTCTATGTTAACGAAGAGTTGCATGTGTTGCTGACGGATGCGCAGAAAGAAACAGATCAGGAGAAACGTGCCGAACTGTACAAACAAGCGCAGGTGATTATCAAGGAAGACGCACCGTGGATTCCACTTGTGCACACTACGCCAATTCTGGCGGGTAAATCGAACCTGAAAGGTTTCGTACCATCCCCGCTGGGCAGCGAATCTTATGCTGGTGCTTACTTCGAATAA
- a CDS encoding ABC transporter permease, translating to MNSYIVKRVLVLLPVLLGMTLIVFSIIHAIPGDPAETILGQKATEQSKQALRDQLGLDKPWFQQYFAYLGDLLKGDLGTSIRTKVPIAQEIVPYLTATLELTMASMLFAVIIGVNAGIVSAWKHNSWFDYCCMVIALVGVSMPIFWLGLMEQWLFANKLQWLPSIGRMNARDPVEAITGLYVLDTMIAGQWNQLWTVTKHLILPSVALGTIPMAVIARMTRSSMLEVMSSDYIRTAKAKGLGPFFVVYGHALKNAFIPVLTVIGIQTGSLLGGAVLTETIFAWPGVGRYIYEAISSRDYPVIQSGILIVAFFFVVINLIVDLLYAVFDPRISYK from the coding sequence TTGAACAGCTATATTGTCAAACGTGTGCTTGTGTTGCTGCCCGTGCTGCTGGGTATGACTCTGATCGTCTTTTCCATCATCCACGCCATTCCGGGTGACCCGGCTGAGACCATACTTGGGCAAAAGGCAACCGAACAATCCAAGCAGGCCCTTCGTGACCAGCTCGGTCTGGATAAACCCTGGTTTCAGCAATATTTCGCCTACTTGGGCGATTTACTCAAAGGTGACCTGGGAACATCCATCCGTACCAAGGTGCCTATTGCCCAGGAAATTGTGCCTTATCTGACAGCAACCCTTGAATTAACGATGGCAAGTATGTTGTTTGCTGTCATTATTGGGGTGAATGCCGGGATTGTCAGTGCATGGAAGCATAACTCTTGGTTTGATTATTGCTGTATGGTCATTGCTTTGGTGGGGGTATCGATGCCGATCTTTTGGCTCGGTCTGATGGAACAATGGCTGTTTGCGAACAAGTTGCAGTGGCTGCCGTCCATTGGACGAATGAATGCACGTGATCCGGTGGAAGCCATTACGGGCTTGTACGTGCTGGATACGATGATTGCCGGACAATGGAATCAGTTGTGGACCGTAACGAAACATTTGATTCTGCCAAGTGTTGCACTGGGTACGATTCCGATGGCCGTTATTGCCCGGATGACCCGTTCCAGCATGCTGGAAGTGATGAGTTCCGATTACATTCGTACAGCGAAGGCGAAGGGACTGGGTCCGTTTTTTGTCGTATATGGACATGCGCTCAAAAATGCATTTATTCCCGTGCTTACGGTTATCGGTATCCAGACCGGATCGTTGCTCGGGGGTGCAGTGTTGACCGAAACGATCTTTGCCTGGCCGGGCGTGGGACGCTATATATATGAAGCGATTAGTTCGCGGGACTATCCAGTGATCCAGAGTGGCATTCTGATCGTGGCATTCTTTTTCGTGGTGATTAACCTGATTGTGGACCTGCTCTACGCCGTGTTTGATCCTCGAATTAGTTATAAATAG
- the nikC gene encoding nickel transporter permease, with translation MAKLSTNTGPSIEAATASTAGPWREAWRTFRKNRLALAGLIIIVFFILLAFLAPYIAPYDYKEQVLVDRLQAPSAEHWFGTDDLGRDVFSRVLHGARISLWVGFFSVIGSIIAGTLLGLIAGFYGKWADMLISRLFDILLAFPGILLAIAIVAILGPSLQNALLAIAIVNIPTYGRLVRSRVLSLRQEEFITSARTLGAGNGRILFRHILPNSLTPLIVQGTLGIGTAIIEAAALGFLGMGAQPPDPEWGKMLSDSRQFIQKAPWTLIFPGVSIMLTVLGFNLMGDGLRDTLDPKMAKK, from the coding sequence ATGGCCAAATTATCGACCAATACTGGACCATCCATTGAAGCTGCAACAGCGAGCACAGCCGGTCCGTGGCGGGAAGCGTGGAGAACGTTCCGGAAAAATCGGCTTGCGCTTGCAGGCCTGATCATTATCGTGTTTTTTATTCTGTTGGCCTTCCTCGCGCCATACATCGCACCTTACGATTATAAGGAGCAGGTACTGGTGGATCGGCTCCAGGCCCCTTCGGCAGAGCATTGGTTTGGTACCGATGATCTGGGGCGTGATGTATTTTCCAGAGTGCTTCATGGAGCGCGTATTTCACTGTGGGTGGGCTTCTTTTCCGTCATTGGTTCCATTATTGCGGGTACGTTGCTTGGTCTGATTGCCGGATTTTATGGAAAATGGGCGGACATGCTCATTTCGCGTTTATTTGATATTTTGCTCGCATTTCCCGGGATTTTGCTAGCCATCGCCATTGTGGCGATATTGGGCCCGTCGTTGCAAAATGCACTGCTCGCCATCGCCATCGTGAACATCCCGACCTACGGAAGATTGGTGCGTTCACGGGTACTCAGCTTGAGACAGGAGGAATTCATTACGTCGGCACGGACACTTGGAGCTGGCAACGGGCGAATCTTGTTTCGTCATATCTTGCCCAACAGCCTCACTCCGCTGATTGTGCAGGGTACACTCGGAATTGGGACGGCGATCATCGAGGCCGCTGCACTTGGATTTCTGGGCATGGGCGCGCAACCACCCGACCCGGAATGGGGTAAAATGCTGTCGGACTCCCGTCAGTTTATACAAAAAGCACCGTGGACACTAATCTTCCCCGGCGTTTCCATTATGTTGACCGTGCTCGGCTTCAACTTAATGGGCGATGGACTGCGCGATACCCTTGATCCGAAAATGGCGAAAAAGTAG